A part of Lacinutrix sp. 5H-3-7-4 genomic DNA contains:
- a CDS encoding FAD-dependent monooxygenase, which yields MYTIIGAGIGGLTTALVFEKLNINYRLFEKAKGPNALGAGIWLAPNALQVLEFAGVLDNVTQAGNIINRITLTNEKLNTLVDSSQLPAKEKYGFSTVAIHRGKLQSVLINALPKNKIQWNKAFKSYTQDNNNVTVTFSDGSQTKSTYLIGADGINSKVRAQLFPESTIRFSGQTCWRGVMQTALPEDYKDRGIEIWGKGIRFGLSQLSNNETSWFAVKKSKAFGKDDTAVLKEKLHAYYKNFHPLVHNLIDNTDLEHIIRNDITDLKPLKSWQKQNVCLLGDAAHATTPNMGQGGAQAIEDAYYLGKLIAKSPNKNNFKAFEKKRFKKANAIVNQSWRTGKIAHFKTLAPIRNIIFKSIPKPILDKTMFSVYEL from the coding sequence ATGTATACAATTATAGGCGCAGGAATTGGAGGATTAACCACTGCGTTAGTTTTCGAAAAACTAAATATAAACTATCGATTATTTGAAAAAGCCAAAGGTCCAAACGCTTTAGGTGCTGGTATTTGGTTAGCGCCAAATGCATTACAAGTATTAGAATTTGCGGGTGTTTTAGATAATGTTACCCAAGCCGGTAATATTATTAATAGAATTACTTTAACTAATGAAAAACTTAATACTTTAGTAGATAGTAGTCAACTACCAGCAAAAGAAAAATATGGTTTTTCTACAGTTGCAATACATCGAGGTAAACTACAATCTGTATTAATTAATGCACTCCCAAAAAACAAAATACAATGGAATAAAGCTTTTAAATCTTACACTCAAGATAATAATAATGTAACAGTCACTTTTAGTGATGGTTCTCAAACAAAAAGTACTTATTTAATTGGTGCAGATGGTATAAACTCTAAAGTAAGAGCACAATTATTTCCAGAATCTACAATTAGGTTTTCTGGACAAACGTGCTGGCGCGGAGTTATGCAAACAGCTTTACCTGAAGACTATAAAGATCGAGGTATTGAGATTTGGGGAAAAGGTATTAGGTTTGGTTTATCTCAACTATCTAATAACGAAACCTCGTGGTTTGCTGTGAAAAAAAGTAAGGCTTTTGGTAAAGATGATACCGCTGTTTTAAAAGAAAAACTCCATGCATACTATAAAAACTTTCACCCATTAGTTCATAATTTAATAGACAATACAGATTTAGAGCATATTATTAGAAATGATATTACAGATTTAAAACCGCTTAAAAGCTGGCAGAAGCAAAACGTTTGTCTTCTTGGTGATGCAGCACATGCAACAACTCCAAACATGGGTCAAGGTGGAGCACAAGCCATAGAAGACGCCTATTATTTAGGGAAATTAATAGCTAAATCTCCTAATAAAAATAATTTTAAAGCTTTTGAAAAAAAACGCTTTAAAAAAGCAAATGCTATTGTTAATCAATCTTGGAGAACAGGAAAAATTGCTCATTTTAAAACATTAGCTCCAATAAGAAATATAATTTTTAAAAGCATTCCTAAACCAATTCTTGACAAAACAATGTTTTCGGTTTACGAATTATAA
- a CDS encoding L-histidine N(alpha)-methyltransferase encodes MKSQFRLDIENGLKNSPKTLPSKYFYDAIGDALFVKIMHLPEYYLTRAEFEIFSTKSKNIISKLEINKDQPFDLIELGAGDGKKTKAFLKVLLDEDYNFKYLPIDISQNALDDLEQSIHKEFSKLNIETIQGNYFGVLNDIKTNTTPKVIMFLGSNLGNLQDHEAQDFLIKLSNALQVGDKVIMGLDTIKPKDVVLPAYNDSQGVTKAFNLNLLNRINNELEADFEIENFDHSPEYNEETGIAKSYLVSKEDQEVTFNGDNIIFKFQKGEKILTEISRKYNDEILNSFLNNTKLKQISKISDSKNYFNSYILERV; translated from the coding sequence ATGAAATCACAATTTAGATTAGATATAGAAAACGGATTGAAAAATTCGCCAAAAACTTTACCTTCAAAATATTTTTACGACGCCATTGGCGATGCCCTTTTTGTGAAAATAATGCATTTACCAGAGTATTATTTAACACGAGCAGAATTTGAAATATTTAGCACAAAATCAAAAAACATAATTTCTAAATTAGAAATTAATAAAGATCAGCCATTCGATTTAATAGAGCTTGGAGCTGGTGACGGTAAAAAAACAAAAGCCTTTTTAAAAGTTTTACTTGACGAAGATTATAACTTTAAATACTTACCAATAGACATTTCTCAAAACGCTTTAGACGATTTAGAACAATCTATACACAAAGAGTTTTCAAAATTAAATATAGAAACTATTCAAGGTAATTATTTTGGTGTTTTAAACGATATTAAAACTAATACAACACCAAAGGTAATAATGTTTTTAGGCTCAAATCTTGGCAATTTACAAGATCATGAAGCTCAAGATTTTTTAATAAAATTAAGCAATGCTTTACAAGTAGGCGATAAGGTCATTATGGGTTTAGATACTATAAAACCTAAAGATGTTGTTTTACCTGCATATAATGACAGTCAAGGTGTTACCAAAGCTTTTAATCTTAATTTATTAAACAGAATTAATAATGAGCTAGAAGCAGATTTTGAAATTGAAAACTTTGATCATAGCCCAGAATACAACGAAGAAACAGGAATTGCAAAAAGCTATTTAGTAAGTAAAGAAGATCAAGAAGTAACCTTTAATGGTGATAATATTATTTTTAAGTTTCAAAAAGGAGAAAAAATTCTTACTGAAATTTCAAGAAAATATAACGATGAGATATTAAATTCTTTTTTAAATAATACTAAACTGAAGCAAATTTCTAAAATTAGCGATTCTAAAAACTACTTTAACAGCTATATTTTAGAAAGAGTATAA
- a CDS encoding flavodoxin family protein: MNFSNLTVLYINCTLKKSPNVSHTETLMKVSQDILKKENVAFESIRFIDKDVASGVYPDMTEHGWEKDDWPEIYKKVMNADVLIIGTPIWLGEKSSEAQKLIERLYAMSGLTNSKGQYIFYGKVGGSMITGNEDGVKHCAMGILYALQHVGYSIPPQADSGWIGEVGPGPSYGDTKWKGEKLNPPKGFNSGFTNRNTTFMTYNLLHLAKMLKDNNGYNNYGNSREDWDSGTHWSFENPEYR, from the coding sequence ATGAATTTCTCAAACCTAACTGTACTTTATATTAATTGTACTTTAAAAAAATCACCAAACGTTAGCCATACAGAAACTTTAATGAAAGTCTCTCAAGACATTTTAAAAAAAGAAAATGTAGCTTTTGAAAGCATTAGGTTTATAGATAAAGATGTTGCTTCTGGTGTCTATCCAGACATGACAGAGCATGGTTGGGAAAAAGACGATTGGCCTGAAATTTATAAAAAAGTGATGAATGCAGATGTACTTATAATTGGTACACCAATATGGTTGGGTGAAAAATCATCTGAAGCACAAAAACTTATAGAGAGGCTTTATGCCATGAGCGGTTTAACCAATTCTAAAGGTCAATATATATTTTATGGAAAAGTTGGTGGTAGCATGATAACAGGTAATGAAGATGGTGTAAAACATTGTGCAATGGGTATTTTATATGCTTTGCAGCACGTAGGTTATTCTATTCCGCCACAGGCAGATTCTGGCTGGATTGGTGAAGTTGGACCAGGACCAAGTTACGGAGATACCAAATGGAAAGGAGAAAAATTGAATCCTCCAAAAGGGTTTAATTCAGGTTTTACAAATAGAAATACTACCTTTATGACATATAATTTATTGCATTTAGCAAAAATGCTAAAAGATAATAATGGCTATAATAATTATGGCAATTCAAGAGAAGATTGGGATAGTGGTACACATTGGTCTTTTGAAAACCCAGAGTATAGATAA
- a CDS encoding thiol-disulfide oxidoreductase DCC family protein → MINQLPKHKKLILFDGICNLCNSSVQYVIKNDKTNKFMFAALQSDVGKQIIKHFKVDPLNTDSILLYSPKKNTIKVKSTAALCITKDLGFPTNLMAIFLIVPAFIRHWVYDYVAKNRYKWFGKKESCWLPTPELKSKFIGEVKNEA, encoded by the coding sequence ATGATAAATCAATTACCTAAACATAAAAAATTAATATTATTTGATGGTATTTGTAACCTTTGCAATAGCTCTGTTCAATATGTAATTAAAAATGATAAAACAAATAAATTCATGTTTGCAGCTTTACAAAGTGATGTAGGCAAACAAATTATTAAACATTTTAAAGTTGACCCATTAAATACAGATTCAATACTACTTTACTCTCCAAAAAAAAATACAATAAAAGTTAAATCTACAGCTGCGTTATGTATTACTAAAGACTTAGGTTTCCCTACTAATTTAATGGCTATATTTTTAATTGTACCAGCATTTATTAGGCATTGGGTTTATGATTATGTTGCAAAAAATCGCTACAAATGGTTTGGAAAAAAAGAATCCTGCTGGTTACCTACGCCAGAGTTAAAATCTAAGTTTATTGGCGAAGTTAAAAATGAGGCATAA
- a CDS encoding DNA mismatch repair protein MutS, with product MINIHKKTLQDLEFATVLEQVSEYCVTHLGNQKALQIEPFNNKEALLNALQLTNEYVSSFYNDNRIPNHGFDAITKELQLLRIENTYLETHSLKKIVSISLTANDIVKFLNKFEDYYPNLKQYSLSIEVTTAIIEKIDSVVDRFGDVKDNASALLFELRQSMNKLKGKINSSFTSALNQYHNLEYLDDIRESVVENKRVLAVKAMYRRKVKGAIMGGSKTGSIVYIEPEATLQHTRELNNLEYEESEEVVRILKEVTNFLRDFLPLIEAYQVFLTNIDVIAAKAKYAKSMNAILPEISKDRHIYLRDAYHPLLYLTNVEKKEKTYPQTIELNNDKRIIVISGPNAGGKSITLKTVGLLQLMLQSGMLIPVHERSKVTVFDRILTDIGDNQSIENHLSTYSYRLKQMNYFLKKVNKNTLFLIDEFGTGSDPELGGALAETFLEEFYARNAFGIITTHYANLKMLANEKDEMINANMMFDERTLEPMYKLALGQAGSSFTFEVAQKNGIPYSLINRAKKKIERSKVRFDATIAKLQKQRAKLEKTSESLKVNERKKQSEADKLEEINNKIQKKLESYQELYDSNQRLIYLGQKVNDISEKFFKDKRKRELMAELFRLVQIENSKRKKVSAKQAKAEKAKEAKIKQEAEKKVEVIRKKKKEAKKKAVVQEKPKPVLKVGDRVRMHDGRAVGSIDTLEKGKATVNYGIFTTNVNVDLLELVEAVKK from the coding sequence ATGATAAACATTCATAAAAAAACATTACAAGATTTAGAATTCGCGACCGTTTTAGAACAAGTTAGTGAATATTGTGTAACCCATTTAGGAAACCAAAAAGCCTTACAAATAGAACCTTTTAATAATAAGGAGGCATTACTAAACGCGTTACAATTAACTAATGAATATGTATCGTCATTTTATAATGATAATCGTATTCCTAACCATGGATTTGATGCCATAACAAAAGAACTACAATTACTACGTATAGAAAACACGTATTTAGAAACACATAGTTTAAAAAAAATCGTTTCAATTTCACTTACAGCAAACGATATTGTTAAGTTTCTAAATAAATTTGAAGACTACTACCCTAACCTAAAGCAATACTCACTTAGTATTGAAGTTACAACTGCAATAATTGAAAAAATTGATAGTGTTGTTGACCGTTTTGGAGATGTAAAAGATAATGCTTCTGCTTTGCTGTTTGAGTTACGCCAAAGTATGAATAAGCTAAAAGGTAAAATTAATTCAAGTTTTACATCGGCTTTAAACCAATATCATAATCTTGAATATTTAGATGATATTAGAGAATCTGTAGTAGAAAATAAACGCGTACTAGCTGTTAAAGCAATGTATAGACGTAAGGTTAAAGGTGCCATTATGGGTGGCAGTAAAACAGGAAGTATAGTTTATATAGAACCAGAAGCAACACTACAACACACAAGAGAATTAAATAACTTAGAGTACGAAGAAAGCGAAGAGGTTGTTAGAATTTTAAAAGAAGTCACCAATTTTTTACGTGATTTCTTACCATTAATAGAAGCGTATCAAGTATTTTTAACTAACATAGATGTTATTGCAGCTAAAGCTAAATATGCAAAGTCTATGAATGCTATTTTACCAGAAATTAGTAAAGACAGGCATATATATTTACGTGATGCTTACCATCCATTACTATATTTAACCAACGTAGAAAAAAAGGAGAAAACCTACCCGCAAACCATAGAACTTAATAACGATAAACGCATTATTGTAATTTCTGGACCAAATGCTGGAGGTAAAAGTATTACCCTTAAAACAGTAGGCTTATTACAGCTTATGTTGCAAAGTGGTATGCTAATTCCTGTGCACGAACGTAGTAAAGTCACTGTTTTCGATAGAATTTTAACAGATATTGGTGATAACCAATCTATAGAAAACCACTTAAGCACTTACAGTTATAGGTTAAAACAAATGAATTACTTTTTAAAAAAAGTAAATAAAAACACATTATTTTTAATAGATGAATTTGGAACAGGTTCTGATCCTGAACTAGGTGGTGCTTTAGCCGAAACTTTTTTAGAAGAATTTTACGCCAGAAATGCCTTTGGAATTATCACAACACATTACGCCAATTTAAAAATGTTGGCCAATGAAAAAGATGAAATGATAAATGCTAATATGATGTTTGATGAACGTACATTAGAACCTATGTACAAATTAGCATTAGGTCAAGCGGGAAGTTCGTTTACATTTGAAGTAGCACAAAAAAACGGCATACCTTATAGTTTAATTAATCGAGCAAAAAAGAAAATTGAACGCTCTAAAGTAAGGTTTGATGCTACCATAGCAAAACTTCAAAAACAACGTGCAAAGCTTGAAAAAACCAGTGAATCTTTAAAGGTTAACGAAAGAAAAAAACAATCTGAAGCAGATAAACTTGAAGAAATAAATAATAAAATTCAAAAAAAATTAGAAAGCTATCAGGAACTGTATGATAGCAATCAACGTTTAATATACTTAGGACAAAAGGTAAATGATATTTCTGAAAAATTCTTTAAAGATAAAAGGAAAAGAGAATTAATGGCCGAGTTGTTTAGATTAGTACAAATTGAAAATTCTAAACGCAAAAAAGTTTCTGCAAAGCAAGCTAAAGCAGAAAAAGCCAAAGAAGCTAAAATAAAGCAGGAAGCCGAGAAAAAAGTTGAAGTTATACGTAAAAAGAAAAAAGAAGCTAAAAAGAAAGCAGTTGTACAAGAAAAACCAAAACCAGTTTTAAAAGTTGGAGATCGTGTACGTATGCATGATGGTAGAGCTGTTGGTAGTATAGACACATTAGAAAAAGGTAAAGCGACTGTTAATTATGGTATATTTACTACTAATGTAAATGTAGATTTATTAGAATTAGTTGAAGCTGTAAAAAAGTAA
- a CDS encoding DUF1622 domain-containing protein → MKHYIEIIARIIEAIGIAIILIGLIYSLINYTISSLKKRAHCYIELRKNLGKFILLGLEILIAADIVATVITEPTLKSTLILGLIVLIRTVLSLSIQVEIEGKFPWQNKSSNQLQK, encoded by the coding sequence ATGAAACATTATATTGAAATAATTGCAAGAATAATAGAAGCTATAGGCATTGCTATAATATTAATAGGTTTAATATATTCTTTAATTAATTATACAATATCTTCTTTAAAAAAAAGAGCGCATTGTTATATAGAGTTACGTAAAAATCTGGGTAAGTTTATTCTCTTAGGATTAGAAATTTTAATTGCTGCAGATATTGTAGCAACAGTAATAACAGAACCAACATTAAAATCAACACTAATACTTGGATTAATAGTATTAATTAGAACCGTTTTAAGCCTATCAATACAAGTAGAAATTGAAGGAAAATTTCCTTGGCAAAACAAATCCAGCAACCAACTACAAAAGTAA
- the egtB gene encoding ergothioneine biosynthesis protein EgtB, giving the protein MNILVKYNTTRQYTKTLCEPLEIEDYTPQSVAFASPPKWHLAHTTWFFEEMILKPYFKDYKVFDEEYGFLFNSYYNSLGKRINRGERGLITRPSVETIYKYRVYVDKHITLLLKYFPNDSDITNLLVLGINHEQQHQELLITDIKYTLSKNPINPKLYKEAFANNIVEEQKQEFIKIEEGIYTIGHDSNGFCYDNETCKHRVFLEPYTISNKLVTNEDYINFITSKGYDSPKYWLDDGWAWINNNNLKAPLYWYSIDNEWFVYTLAGLKKINLKAPVTHLSYYEANAYANFVNKRLPTEFEWEIAASKLNWGNTWEWTNSAYLPYPNYKQEPGAVGEYNGKFMINTMVLRGCSVATSPNHSRYTYRNFFSPETQWQFTGIRLAK; this is encoded by the coding sequence ATGAATATACTTGTAAAATATAACACTACAAGACAGTATACAAAAACACTTTGTGAACCTTTAGAGATTGAAGATTATACACCACAATCTGTAGCTTTTGCAAGCCCACCAAAATGGCATTTGGCACACACAACTTGGTTTTTTGAAGAAATGATTTTAAAACCTTATTTTAAAGATTATAAAGTTTTTGATGAAGAATACGGTTTTTTATTTAACAGCTATTACAATAGCTTAGGTAAGCGAATTAATAGAGGTGAACGCGGTTTAATTACAAGACCAAGCGTAGAAACAATTTATAAATATAGAGTTTATGTAGATAAGCATATTACATTGCTATTAAAGTATTTTCCAAATGATAGCGATATTACTAATCTGCTAGTTTTAGGTATCAACCACGAACAACAACATCAAGAATTATTAATAACAGATATAAAATATACATTATCTAAAAACCCAATAAATCCAAAATTATACAAAGAAGCTTTTGCAAACAATATAGTAGAAGAACAAAAGCAAGAGTTTATAAAAATAGAAGAAGGTATCTACACCATTGGTCATGATAGTAATGGATTTTGTTATGATAATGAAACATGTAAACATCGTGTTTTTTTAGAACCCTATACAATTTCAAATAAATTAGTAACAAACGAAGATTATATAAATTTTATAACCTCAAAAGGCTATGATAGCCCAAAATATTGGTTAGACGATGGTTGGGCATGGATTAATAATAATAATTTAAAAGCACCATTATACTGGTATAGTATAGATAACGAATGGTTTGTCTACACACTAGCTGGATTAAAAAAAATAAATCTTAAAGCGCCAGTAACACATTTATCATATTACGAAGCCAATGCCTATGCAAACTTTGTTAATAAACGTTTGCCAACAGAATTTGAATGGGAAATTGCTGCTTCAAAATTAAATTGGGGAAACACTTGGGAATGGACAAACTCTGCATATTTACCATATCCAAATTACAAACAAGAACCAGGAGCTGTTGGAGAATATAATGGCAAATTCATGATTAACACAATGGTATTACGTGGTTGTAGTGTTGCAACTTCACCAAACCATAGTAGATATACTTATAGAAACTTTTTTTCGCCAGAAACACAATGGCAATTTACAGGAATACGACTAGCCAAATAA
- a CDS encoding glutathione synthetase: MKLAFIINDHNTEKPFYTTPGLGYAAYKRGHDVYFIGVGELSYASKGHLSVRCKTIKDKNFNSQETYFKAVQKEEFTRITSQDLDVLFLRNNPADEINERDWAQNAAFIFGEIAMRNGVIVLNHPASLAGAVNKMYFQHFPEILRPKTIISRDHGEIKAFFKTQKQKMILKPLQGSGGTNVFMMDKKNEHNLNQTIDAIARDGYVIAQEYLTEASKGDTRLFLMNGEPLEVDGKYAMMQRVNNSKDIRSNIHAGGRPETVKMTEKIKKLAEIVKPKLVQDGMFLVGIDIVGDKLMEINVFSPGGLNVTGDMYDADFCTPVIKAIEKKVYFRDMYSGYLDNSRLATL; the protein is encoded by the coding sequence ATGAAACTTGCTTTTATAATTAATGATCATAATACAGAAAAACCGTTCTATACTACACCAGGATTAGGATACGCTGCTTATAAACGTGGTCACGATGTTTATTTTATTGGAGTAGGTGAATTGTCTTATGCATCAAAAGGTCATTTATCTGTGCGTTGTAAAACAATTAAAGATAAAAACTTTAATTCTCAGGAAACTTACTTTAAAGCAGTTCAAAAAGAAGAATTTACCCGTATTACCTCTCAAGATTTAGACGTTTTATTTTTAAGAAACAATCCAGCCGATGAGATTAATGAACGCGATTGGGCACAAAATGCAGCATTTATATTTGGAGAAATAGCAATGCGTAATGGCGTAATAGTTTTAAATCACCCAGCAAGTTTAGCAGGAGCAGTTAACAAAATGTATTTCCAGCACTTTCCAGAAATTTTAAGACCAAAAACAATAATTTCTAGAGACCATGGCGAGATTAAAGCATTCTTTAAAACACAAAAACAAAAAATGATTTTAAAACCCTTACAAGGTTCTGGTGGTACAAATGTGTTTATGATGGATAAAAAAAATGAACACAACTTAAATCAAACCATAGATGCTATAGCTAGAGATGGCTATGTAATTGCACAAGAATATTTAACAGAAGCAAGTAAAGGCGATACAAGGTTGTTTTTAATGAATGGAGAACCACTAGAAGTCGATGGTAAATATGCAATGATGCAACGCGTAAATAACTCAAAAGATATAAGAAGTAATATTCATGCTGGTGGAAGACCTGAAACAGTAAAAATGACAGAAAAAATAAAAAAACTAGCAGAAATTGTAAAACCAAAATTAGTGCAAGATGGTATGTTTTTAGTAGGTATTGATATTGTTGGAGATAAATTAATGGAGATAAATGTATTTAGTCCTGGTGGTTTAAATGTTACAGGAGATATGTATGATGCAGATTTTTGTACTCCAGTAATTAAAGCCATAGAAAAAAAAGTATATTTTAGAGATATGTATTCAGGTTATTTAGACAATAGTAGATTAGCAACATTATAA
- a CDS encoding aspartate/glutamate racemase family protein, giving the protein MQNKLVILGLGVKSTLFYQKTLHDLYFKKYRSYSTCPFILKQINFNTINPYLPNGHDIIAPILKNTLENYNSSKINLLVPNITLHNILDTLDFKLNIIHPIKLLEKKTRNSVINKCVVFGTRHTKANSSIGKALQFSNIQIIGLNKDEVSFLDVLRQAVYNGTETLQDINKYNQLLKEYSEEYLVIIACSELSVINTNHTINIIDLARMQCEEAVLTV; this is encoded by the coding sequence ATGCAAAACAAATTAGTTATACTTGGTTTAGGAGTAAAAAGTACTTTATTTTATCAAAAAACACTACACGATTTATATTTTAAAAAATATAGGTCTTATTCAACTTGTCCGTTTATTTTAAAACAAATAAACTTCAATACAATAAACCCATATTTACCTAATGGTCATGATATTATTGCACCCATACTAAAAAATACTTTAGAGAACTACAATAGCTCTAAAATCAATTTATTGGTTCCTAATATTACATTACACAATATTTTAGATACATTAGATTTTAAACTAAATATTATACATCCAATAAAGCTTTTAGAAAAAAAAACAAGAAATAGTGTTATAAATAAATGTGTTGTGTTTGGTACACGACATACAAAAGCTAATTCAAGTATAGGTAAGGCGTTACAGTTTTCTAATATTCAAATTATAGGTTTAAATAAAGATGAAGTTAGTTTTTTAGATGTGTTACGACAAGCGGTTTATAACGGTACAGAAACTTTACAAGACATTAATAAGTATAATCAACTATTAAAAGAATATAGTGAAGAGTACTTGGTTATTATTGCCTGTAGTGAGTTATCTGTTATTAATACCAACCATACAATAAACATAATAGATTTAGCAAGAATGCAATGTGAAGAAGCAGTATTAACTGTTTAA
- a CDS encoding SDR family oxidoreductase gives MKDLKNKIVLITGGASGIGKIMARLMLERQSKVILWDINQENINNTLKEFSNYKTIYAYKVDVSNIENIKEQALKVKQDIGIVDVLINNAGIVVGKFFNTQTYADITKTMSINANGPMYVTVEFLSDMIHKNTGHICNIASSGGLISNPKMSVYAASKWAVIGWSDSLRLEMLQLKKNINITTIMPYYINTGMFNGVKSKIPILEPEATALTIIKSIEKNKRMVTIPGYIYRVTRLGQALMSVNMFDWFTGKVLGIYKTMEHFVGHKKA, from the coding sequence ATGAAAGACCTAAAAAACAAAATAGTATTAATTACTGGTGGCGCTTCTGGAATTGGTAAAATAATGGCGCGCTTAATGTTAGAGCGACAATCTAAAGTAATACTTTGGGATATAAACCAAGAAAATATAAATAATACTTTAAAAGAATTTTCAAATTATAAAACTATATATGCTTACAAAGTAGATGTTTCTAATATAGAAAACATAAAAGAACAGGCTTTAAAAGTAAAACAAGACATTGGTATTGTAGATGTATTAATAAACAATGCGGGAATAGTAGTTGGTAAATTTTTTAACACACAAACATATGCAGATATAACCAAAACTATGAGCATAAATGCTAATGGACCAATGTATGTTACAGTGGAATTTTTAAGTGATATGATTCATAAAAATACTGGACATATTTGTAACATAGCATCGTCAGGAGGATTAATTTCAAATCCAAAAATGTCGGTTTATGCTGCAAGTAAATGGGCTGTAATTGGTTGGTCTGATAGTTTAAGGTTAGAAATGCTTCAGCTTAAAAAAAATATAAATATTACTACAATTATGCCTTATTACATAAACACAGGAATGTTTAATGGTGTAAAATCTAAAATCCCAATTCTAGAACCAGAAGCAACCGCATTAACCATAATAAAATCAATCGAAAAAAATAAAAGAATGGTTACTATTCCTGGTTATATTTATAGAGTAACACGTTTGGGTCAGGCATTAATGTCTGTTAATATGTTCGATTGGTTTACTGGTAAAGTTCTTGGTATTTATAAAACTATGGAGCATTTTGTAGGTCATAAAAAAGCGTAA